A single window of Halobacillus naozhouensis DNA harbors:
- a CDS encoding low molecular weight protein-tyrosine-phosphatase, with translation MIHVLFVCLGNICRSPMAEAIMRDLVNKDGLSDHVSVDSAGIGHWHVGASPHEGTRNILDHNLISYEGMAARQVDPSDWDRFDYIIAMDQKNMKDLQGIREKNGVVVKMFMDYVSNHDEKDVPDPYFTGNFDKVYELVSEGCAGLLNEIKQNVRKKEELS, from the coding sequence ATGATTCATGTATTATTTGTCTGCCTGGGGAACATCTGTCGTTCTCCAATGGCAGAGGCGATTATGCGAGATCTGGTCAACAAAGACGGATTAAGCGATCATGTTTCAGTTGATTCAGCTGGGATTGGTCATTGGCATGTAGGAGCTTCTCCACATGAAGGGACCCGAAATATATTAGATCATAATCTTATTTCATATGAAGGGATGGCGGCAAGGCAAGTAGACCCTTCAGACTGGGACAGGTTTGATTATATTATTGCCATGGACCAAAAGAACATGAAGGACTTACAAGGCATTCGGGAAAAGAATGGGGTAGTTGTGAAGATGTTTATGGATTATGTGTCAAATCATGATGAAAAAGATGTTCCCGATCCCTATTTCACAGGAAACTTTGATAAAGTGTACGAATTAGTAAGCGAAGGCTGTGCAGGCCTTCTAAATGAAATTAAACAAAATGTTAGAAAAAAGGAGGAATTATCATGA
- a CDS encoding YtxH domain-containing protein — MTKHKLCKGMVLGAIVGGAVMLFDKGTRRYVTVKTRSAGTSCKKFAAHPSAAVHSLRMNYESFAQCINKGIDDVLTILNKAEEALQKLSEIEKDVGQKLEAVDDSKEAS, encoded by the coding sequence ATGACAAAGCATAAGCTATGTAAAGGTATGGTACTGGGGGCTATTGTTGGCGGTGCCGTAATGCTATTTGATAAAGGGACACGCCGTTATGTAACCGTTAAGACTCGAAGTGCGGGGACTTCATGTAAAAAGTTTGCCGCTCATCCATCGGCAGCTGTTCATTCACTGCGAATGAATTATGAATCATTTGCGCAATGTATAAATAAAGGCATTGATGATGTGCTAACGATATTAAATAAAGCAGAGGAAGCTCTTCAAAAGCTTAGTGAGATCGAAAAAGATGTAGGTCAAAAGCTTGAAGCAGTAGATGATTCAAAAGAGGCTTCTTAA
- a CDS encoding YihY/virulence factor BrkB family protein — translation MMRFGKELFTRFGEDDIPGMAAQLAYFFLLSLFPFIIFLITLLSYMNIQEGRVLDFISTYAPPQTYEMISENVTELLNQQNGGLLSVGIIGTLWAASNGVKALMRAFNRAHNVEESRSFFVGRLTAIVLTIAMVFVIGIAFLLPVLGHSISTFVYSFFDVSGNFIFLWDILRWVISSVIFFIVLSFLYLMAPNKPLKINEITIGAIFATIGWQLVSLLFSYYVSSMGNYSATYGSLGGVIVLMIWFYLSGVVIILGGEINAVILKWRESSGK, via the coding sequence GTGATGCGTTTTGGCAAGGAGCTGTTTACCCGGTTTGGGGAAGATGATATCCCAGGTATGGCAGCTCAACTTGCCTACTTTTTTTTGCTTTCCTTGTTCCCGTTTATCATTTTTCTGATTACCTTATTAAGCTACATGAACATTCAAGAGGGGCGAGTATTGGATTTCATAAGTACATACGCTCCCCCCCAAACATATGAGATGATTTCTGAAAATGTTACAGAATTGCTTAACCAGCAAAACGGTGGGTTATTATCTGTTGGGATCATCGGGACTTTATGGGCGGCTTCAAATGGGGTTAAAGCGCTTATGCGTGCTTTCAACAGAGCTCATAATGTCGAAGAAAGCCGGTCCTTCTTCGTGGGAAGACTTACTGCAATCGTATTGACGATTGCCATGGTCTTTGTGATAGGCATTGCGTTTCTCCTTCCTGTATTAGGACACTCAATCAGCACATTTGTTTATTCTTTTTTTGATGTGTCGGGTAATTTCATTTTCTTGTGGGATATTTTAAGGTGGGTAATTTCATCTGTCATTTTCTTTATAGTCCTTTCCTTTCTCTATTTAATGGCTCCTAATAAACCTTTGAAGATTAATGAAATAACGATTGGGGCCATTTTTGCTACAATAGGCTGGCAGTTGGTCTCTCTTTTGTTTTCCTATTATGTTAGCAGTATGGGGAATTATTCAGCCACTTACGGCAGCTTGGGCGGGGTTATTGTATTAATGATTTGGTTTTATCTATCCGGTGTGGTGATTATTTTGGGCGGTGAAATAAATGCAGTTATTTTAAAGTGGCGGGAGTCGAGCGGCAAATAA
- a CDS encoding alanine/glycine:cation symporter family protein, producing MEDRGVIYNFLSWASGIVWGPVLLSLLVGTGIYLTLRLGFLQFRTLPYALKLAFKPSKPKDGEKGDISHYQALTTALAATIGTGNIAGVATAVVLGGPGAVFWMWISALFGMATKYAEAILAVKYRVTGKDGQMSGGPMYYLERGLKAKWLGVCFAIFGAVAAFGIGNMVQSNSVSDVMETTFNVPTWVTGIILTFFAGLVLLGGIKSIGKVTAFFVPIMAVFYIIGGLIIIVLNFELVPQALGTIFSDAFSANAVGGGILGTVIRYGVARGVFSNEAGLGSAPIAAAAARTDYPGRQALVSMTQVFIDTIIVCSITGLTIVMAGEYGGGLEGADLTSESFEVFLGDIGAYVVTLGLIFFAFSTIVGWSYYGEKCFGYLTGGRGINVYKAVFVLFVLIGAIAKLDTVWKFADVMNGLMAFPNLIGLLLLSGVVAAETNKFLKVAKQEKAEEKRARNSAS from the coding sequence ATGGAAGATCGAGGAGTCATTTATAATTTCTTAAGTTGGGCAAGCGGGATTGTCTGGGGCCCGGTCTTATTATCTCTTCTGGTGGGAACAGGGATATACTTAACATTGCGTCTGGGTTTCTTGCAATTCAGGACCCTGCCGTACGCTTTAAAGCTTGCGTTTAAGCCAAGTAAGCCTAAAGATGGTGAAAAAGGCGATATCTCTCATTATCAAGCCTTAACAACAGCCTTAGCTGCTACGATTGGTACCGGCAACATTGCCGGTGTAGCGACAGCTGTTGTTCTCGGCGGTCCTGGAGCCGTCTTTTGGATGTGGATATCGGCCTTATTCGGTATGGCTACAAAGTATGCCGAGGCTATCCTTGCTGTTAAATATCGTGTTACAGGCAAAGACGGACAAATGTCCGGCGGACCCATGTACTATCTTGAACGAGGATTAAAAGCCAAATGGCTTGGCGTTTGTTTTGCCATATTTGGTGCTGTTGCAGCATTTGGTATCGGTAACATGGTTCAATCAAATTCTGTCTCTGATGTTATGGAAACCACCTTCAATGTTCCAACATGGGTGACTGGAATTATTCTTACCTTCTTTGCTGGTCTCGTCCTTTTAGGGGGTATAAAAAGCATCGGAAAAGTTACCGCGTTTTTCGTACCAATCATGGCAGTTTTTTATATTATCGGCGGGTTAATCATTATTGTCTTAAACTTTGAGTTAGTTCCGCAGGCACTTGGAACGATTTTCTCTGATGCATTCTCAGCTAATGCTGTCGGCGGAGGGATTCTCGGTACTGTAATTCGTTATGGTGTGGCACGAGGAGTGTTCTCAAATGAAGCTGGGTTAGGCTCAGCTCCTATTGCAGCAGCCGCAGCAAGAACTGATTACCCGGGACGACAAGCTTTAGTATCTATGACCCAGGTATTCATCGACACGATTATTGTTTGCAGCATCACAGGGTTAACCATAGTAATGGCCGGAGAATATGGTGGAGGACTAGAAGGTGCTGATTTAACCTCTGAATCCTTCGAAGTGTTCCTTGGTGATATAGGTGCTTACGTCGTTACGCTCGGTTTAATATTCTTTGCCTTTTCCACAATCGTGGGCTGGTCCTATTATGGTGAGAAATGTTTCGGGTACTTAACAGGCGGACGCGGTATCAATGTATATAAAGCTGTCTTTGTCCTGTTCGTTCTTATAGGAGCTATCGCAAAGCTCGATACCGTTTGGAAATTCGCAGATGTTATGAATGGCTTAATGGCCTTCCCGAACTTAATTGGCCTCTTGCTTCTGTCAGGAGTTGTTGCGGCTGAAACAAATAAGTTCTTAAAAGTGGCCAAACAAGAAAAAGCAGAAGAAAAACGCGCACGTAATTCAGCCTCTTGA
- a CDS encoding metal ABC transporter ATP-binding protein, whose translation MGNDKIIEVDHVSFKYDAEWIVQDVDLSIEKGQFLGLVGPNGSGKSTLIKLMLGLVKPDQGNIRLFGRELRYFDQWQEVGFVSQKANSFNSGFPATVLEVVKTGLVSRIGAFRFFNRKHKEKALEALRIVEMDDYADSSIGELSGGQQQRVFIARALVSDPALLILDEPTVGVDAKHVADFYDLLARLNREQGISLLMVTHDIGTITEHATHVACMNKSVHFHGASEEYKGFDEGNLNQLYGHSVQQLTHNHEHGVNHS comes from the coding sequence ATGGGCAATGATAAAATTATAGAAGTAGACCATGTTTCTTTTAAATATGATGCAGAGTGGATTGTGCAGGACGTGGATCTATCTATTGAAAAAGGACAATTCTTAGGTCTTGTCGGCCCAAACGGATCTGGAAAGTCTACGCTAATTAAATTAATGCTTGGTCTGGTTAAACCAGATCAGGGAAATATTCGTCTCTTTGGGCGAGAACTGCGTTACTTTGATCAATGGCAGGAAGTCGGATTTGTTTCACAGAAAGCAAATAGTTTTAATTCAGGTTTTCCTGCTACTGTACTTGAGGTTGTGAAAACCGGGCTCGTGTCTCGTATAGGGGCTTTTCGTTTTTTTAATCGTAAACATAAAGAGAAAGCATTGGAAGCTTTAAGAATCGTGGAGATGGACGATTACGCTGATAGCAGCATTGGCGAGCTGTCAGGGGGCCAGCAGCAACGTGTATTTATTGCCCGCGCACTTGTCAGCGACCCTGCTTTGCTGATCCTGGACGAGCCCACAGTTGGTGTAGATGCCAAACATGTTGCTGACTTCTATGACTTACTGGCTAGGCTAAATCGGGAGCAGGGCATATCCTTGTTAATGGTGACACACGACATCGGAACGATAACAGAACATGCAACACATGTGGCATGCATGAATAAGTCTGTGCACTTTCATGGGGCATCTGAAGAATATAAAGGATTTGATGAGGGGAATTTGAATCAATTATATGGCCATTCCGTTCAACAGCTCACTCATAACCATGAGCATGGGGTGAATCACTCATGA
- a CDS encoding MOSC domain-containing protein — MSFKLLSLNVGRPEKYLTDNGELRSAYRKQPVTEPVYLSSLNFAGDEQADKKHHGGVDQAVCLYPAKHYPHFEKEYGMPFPYPSFGENITVEGIHEHETNIGDIFTLGEAQVQVTKPRKPCYIIARTHGIDDFPACLIKTGFTGFYLRVLKEGYVSQGDVMHLKHADPAGVTVADVNDVKFTDQNNKEKINRIIRVEALAEDLRQSLSRRL; from the coding sequence ATGAGCTTTAAATTGCTTTCGTTGAACGTTGGAAGGCCGGAAAAGTACTTGACAGATAACGGTGAATTGAGAAGTGCTTACCGAAAACAGCCCGTAACGGAACCGGTCTATTTAAGTTCTTTAAATTTTGCTGGGGACGAACAAGCTGATAAAAAGCATCATGGAGGAGTAGATCAAGCCGTTTGTCTCTACCCCGCTAAACATTACCCGCACTTTGAAAAGGAATATGGAATGCCATTTCCTTACCCATCCTTTGGGGAAAATATAACGGTTGAAGGAATTCATGAGCATGAAACGAATATTGGGGATATTTTTACGTTGGGAGAAGCACAAGTGCAAGTTACAAAACCTCGGAAGCCTTGTTATATCATTGCTCGTACCCACGGCATAGATGATTTCCCGGCATGTTTAATCAAAACAGGTTTTACAGGTTTTTATTTACGTGTATTGAAAGAAGGATATGTATCTCAAGGTGATGTAATGCATTTAAAGCATGCTGACCCAGCGGGCGTGACAGTGGCTGATGTTAACGACGTGAAGTTCACAGATCAGAATAATAAAGAGAAAATCAACCGAATTATCCGAGTCGAAGCTCTTGCAGAGGATTTACGTCAATCTTTGTCAAGGCGTTTATAA
- a CDS encoding YkgJ family cysteine cluster protein, which yields MERYLKHQEIIEKTKRISGSYALDQGFFDDIIDQLLNSELESEDVILEGLQRLLQEVDHEIGRMEHFADLTASCFKGCDFCCYFPIVLSKMEAKMMFQSIKNFSEDRKQAIYDHWDRYYEKYAKTLKQALAMDHSADDTKLAYKKLNLPCPMLDPETQACMAYEVRPIPCRTYLNYSDPKVCAEQHLPQEPTSYEFLYNHYFEAINELVQVLYENGEDVVVDYPSDVWSYDYLPAWIEKWREGIWDEL from the coding sequence ATGGAGAGGTATTTAAAACATCAAGAAATTATAGAAAAGACAAAGCGAATCAGCGGTTCATATGCGCTTGATCAGGGGTTTTTCGATGACATCATTGATCAACTTTTAAATAGTGAGCTAGAATCAGAAGATGTTATTTTAGAAGGACTTCAGCGGTTACTTCAAGAAGTAGATCATGAAATAGGGCGGATGGAGCATTTTGCGGATTTAACAGCCAGTTGTTTTAAAGGCTGTGACTTCTGCTGCTATTTCCCTATTGTATTAAGTAAAATGGAAGCTAAAATGATGTTTCAATCGATTAAAAATTTTTCGGAAGATCGTAAGCAAGCTATCTACGATCACTGGGACCGTTATTATGAAAAATATGCAAAAACCCTGAAGCAAGCGTTAGCAATGGATCATAGCGCGGACGATACGAAGTTAGCCTATAAAAAACTGAATCTTCCTTGTCCGATGCTCGATCCTGAAACGCAAGCTTGTATGGCTTATGAGGTAAGACCCATACCATGCCGTACTTATTTAAACTACTCTGACCCAAAGGTATGTGCAGAACAACATCTTCCTCAAGAACCTACCAGTTATGAATTTTTATATAATCATTATTTTGAAGCTATTAATGAGCTGGTGCAAGTACTCTATGAAAATGGGGAGGATGTAGTAGTGGATTATCCTAGTGACGTATGGAGTTATGACTACCTGCCTGCATGGATTGAAAAATGGAGAGAGGGGATATGGGATGAGCTTTAA
- a CDS encoding heavy metal translocating P-type ATPase: MPAEARSIRVNPFNFLSLFKKSKEHLELIAALFSGLLLFFTWLNTEHLSHSAYITLHVFAFVTGGYAKAKEGIEATIRDRELNVEMLMILAAIGSASIGYWTEGAILIFIFALSGALETYTMNKSQREISSLMDLQPNHAWKVTKDGYTEVATDLLMVGDNILIKAGERVPSDGKIVKGTTFIDESAITGESLPVMKTNGEEVFAGTVTMDGSITVEITKPMKDTVFQQVMELVRTAQKEKSPSQLFIERFEGTYVKGVLLVVAFMLFLPHFLFGWTWMDTVYRAMILLVVASPCALVASIMPATLSAISSSARHGVLFKGGVHLENLSHIKAIAFDKTGTLTNGSPEVTDMYIDPLYNKEDVLAVIASIEQESNHPLAQAIVHYAVNRSNVTLQPVENMKNFSGQGVTAVVGEETWKIGNANFIGETAAEMFQDGAALRLASEGKTVVFAANEDRVIAIMALKDTVRAETKQAIKVLKDHGIYTVMLTGDNTKTAEAIAEESGIDQFVAECMPDKKVGELKKLKKRFKQIAMVGDGINDAPALAAANVGIAMGEGTDAALETADVVLMKNDLPRIAKAMKLSQRMNRVVKQNVVFSIAVIMLLIISNFFQVLDLPLGVIGHEGSTILVILNGLRLLKGYG; encoded by the coding sequence ATGCCTGCAGAAGCTCGTTCCATTCGTGTAAATCCATTTAATTTTTTATCACTATTTAAAAAAAGCAAAGAGCATTTGGAATTAATAGCTGCTCTGTTCAGTGGCCTGCTCCTATTTTTCACATGGTTGAACACCGAACACCTCTCTCACAGTGCTTATATAACCTTGCATGTCTTTGCCTTCGTCACAGGAGGGTATGCCAAGGCTAAAGAAGGAATAGAAGCGACAATTCGTGATAGGGAATTAAATGTTGAGATGTTAATGATCCTCGCTGCAATCGGAAGCGCTTCTATCGGTTACTGGACGGAAGGTGCGATTTTAATTTTCATCTTCGCGTTAAGCGGTGCTCTCGAAACGTATACCATGAACAAAAGCCAGAGGGAGATCTCCTCTCTTATGGATCTTCAACCTAACCACGCGTGGAAAGTCACAAAGGATGGATATACGGAAGTTGCTACAGACTTACTAATGGTCGGGGACAACATATTAATTAAGGCTGGGGAACGCGTACCTTCCGATGGGAAAATTGTGAAAGGAACAACTTTTATAGACGAAAGTGCCATAACTGGAGAATCTTTACCGGTAATGAAGACCAACGGGGAGGAAGTTTTTGCTGGTACAGTGACGATGGACGGCAGTATTACGGTCGAAATTACGAAGCCAATGAAAGACACCGTTTTTCAGCAAGTTATGGAGCTTGTCCGAACAGCTCAAAAGGAGAAGTCCCCTTCCCAATTATTCATTGAGCGTTTTGAAGGTACTTATGTAAAAGGGGTTCTGCTAGTTGTTGCCTTCATGCTTTTTCTTCCACACTTCCTGTTTGGCTGGACCTGGATGGATACGGTATATCGGGCGATGATTTTACTGGTTGTGGCCTCACCTTGCGCTTTAGTAGCCTCCATTATGCCGGCCACACTGTCAGCCATTTCAAGCAGTGCCCGTCACGGAGTTTTGTTTAAAGGCGGAGTCCATCTTGAGAATTTATCTCACATTAAAGCCATCGCTTTTGATAAAACAGGGACCTTGACTAACGGATCGCCTGAGGTGACAGACATGTATATAGATCCGCTTTACAATAAGGAGGATGTACTGGCAGTCATCGCCTCAATTGAACAAGAATCAAACCACCCCCTGGCCCAAGCAATTGTTCACTATGCTGTTAATCGATCTAATGTCACTTTACAACCTGTGGAGAATATGAAGAATTTCAGCGGGCAAGGAGTCACAGCAGTAGTAGGTGAGGAAACGTGGAAGATTGGTAACGCTAATTTTATTGGAGAAACGGCAGCAGAAATGTTTCAGGATGGGGCAGCTCTACGGCTGGCCTCAGAAGGGAAAACAGTGGTCTTTGCAGCGAATGAGGATCGGGTCATCGCGATTATGGCCTTAAAAGATACGGTTCGAGCAGAAACGAAACAAGCGATTAAGGTGCTAAAAGACCACGGCATTTACACAGTAATGTTAACGGGTGACAATACGAAAACAGCCGAAGCTATTGCAGAAGAATCAGGAATTGATCAGTTTGTAGCGGAATGTATGCCAGATAAAAAAGTGGGCGAACTTAAAAAGCTTAAAAAGCGCTTCAAACAAATTGCTATGGTGGGTGACGGCATAAATGACGCCCCAGCTCTGGCGGCAGCTAACGTAGGAATCGCAATGGGCGAAGGTACAGACGCAGCGCTGGAAACCGCTGATGTCGTCCTTATGAAAAATGACCTGCCGAGAATCGCTAAGGCCATGAAACTTTCTCAAAGGATGAACCGAGTGGTCAAACAGAATGTTGTTTTTTCCATAGCGGTTATTATGCTGTTGATCATTTCAAATTTCTTTCAAGTATTAGATCTTCCTCTCGGGGTAATCGGACATGAAGGAAGTACGATCTTAGTCATTCTCAATGGACTGCGTCTACTAAAAGGGTATGGATAA
- a CDS encoding DUF1992 domain-containing protein: MDFGHIIEEKIKQSIDRGDFDHLPGKGKPLPKDELAYVPDDLRNSYRVLKNANMLPEEMQIKKDIVHLEDLLVRCDDPEQQSDFQHQLSEKRIRFNLLMEKRKMQQTGAFRQYQGSIHRKFGF, translated from the coding sequence ATGGATTTTGGTCATATTATTGAAGAGAAAATTAAGCAGTCCATTGATCGGGGAGATTTCGACCATCTGCCTGGAAAAGGTAAGCCGTTACCAAAAGATGAGCTCGCCTACGTTCCTGATGATTTACGTAATAGCTATCGTGTTTTGAAAAATGCTAATATGCTTCCAGAAGAAATGCAGATTAAGAAAGATATCGTGCATCTGGAGGATTTGTTGGTGAGGTGCGATGATCCCGAGCAGCAATCCGACTTTCAACACCAGCTCTCTGAAAAGAGAATCCGGTTTAATTTGCTAATGGAAAAGCGAAAAATGCAGCAAACAGGTGCTTTTCGGCAATACCAGGGAAGCATCCATCGTAAGTTCGGTTTTTAG
- a CDS encoding amino acid ABC transporter permease: MFGIEINDVNLEKLFVPERAWDNLPFVLEGVPYTLLVAILGMVLGLIIGFFLALARGSDNRLLRWPARIYITLMRGTPILVYLFVLYFGLPVIGITMTAPIAAIIGFGTNSAAYIAEINRSSLNSVDHGQWESSRALGLSYWKTMRRIIVPQATRIAIPPLANVFLDILKATSLAAMISVPEILNKAQIVAGRTTDSLTMYILAAMIYLVLTLIFSVLQDYLERRYNKFL; the protein is encoded by the coding sequence ATGTTTGGTATTGAAATCAATGACGTCAATTTAGAAAAGCTGTTTGTGCCAGAACGCGCTTGGGACAATTTACCTTTTGTGTTAGAAGGAGTACCTTATACGTTACTAGTAGCTATTCTGGGTATGGTACTCGGTCTAATTATCGGGTTCTTTTTAGCTTTGGCAAGGGGATCAGACAATCGTCTGTTGAGATGGCCTGCTCGTATTTATATTACCTTGATGCGTGGGACGCCGATTCTGGTTTATTTATTTGTGCTCTATTTTGGACTTCCGGTAATCGGGATCACAATGACAGCGCCAATAGCTGCTATTATCGGATTCGGGACGAATAGTGCGGCGTACATCGCAGAGATCAATCGCTCTTCACTGAATAGTGTGGATCATGGTCAATGGGAATCATCGCGAGCGCTTGGATTATCTTATTGGAAAACAATGCGAAGAATCATTGTGCCGCAAGCAACGAGAATTGCGATTCCACCGCTAGCGAACGTTTTTCTTGATATATTAAAAGCAACTTCTTTAGCTGCGATGATTTCGGTTCCAGAGATTTTGAACAAGGCCCAAATTGTTGCAGGACGCACAACAGATTCGTTAACGATGTATATCCTGGCTGCAATGATCTATCTGGTATTAACCTTGATCTTCTCGGTTCTTCAGGATTATTTAGAGCGTCGTTACAATAAATTTTTATAA
- a CDS encoding transporter substrate-binding domain-containing protein — protein sequence MRKGLLLIFILMFSVVLAACGADENEKGSTESSESAEKNTSDSKWSEIQESGEIVVGTSGTLYPASYYPEGSDKLTGYDVEIMREVAKRLDLELSFEEYGVDGLLSAIKSGRIDMVINDMEVTENRKKEFAFSDPYKYSYSTMIVRESDLSGIETLEDLEGKKHGGGATTVFSKIASHFGAETKTYGNVANDVYLRDVANGRTDFIINDYYLQTLALKALPDIPVKLHPDLKFHPTESAIVMPKDASTLKKKIDETLNEMREDGTLTKISKEFFGGKDASKKPEADVKEIEGLDL from the coding sequence ATGCGAAAAGGTCTTTTACTTATATTTATTCTCATGTTTTCGGTTGTTCTCGCTGCCTGCGGGGCGGATGAGAATGAAAAGGGTTCAACTGAAAGCAGTGAGTCAGCAGAGAAAAATACATCAGACTCAAAATGGAGTGAAATTCAAGAGTCAGGTGAAATTGTGGTCGGTACATCAGGAACGCTTTATCCAGCTTCCTACTATCCTGAGGGTTCTGACAAGCTTACAGGATACGACGTGGAAATTATGCGTGAAGTGGCCAAACGTTTAGATTTAGAGCTTTCTTTTGAAGAATACGGAGTAGATGGATTGTTATCTGCTATTAAAAGCGGTCGTATAGACATGGTAATCAATGATATGGAAGTTACTGAAAATAGGAAGAAGGAATTTGCATTTAGTGATCCATATAAATATTCATATTCCACTATGATTGTGCGTGAATCAGATCTATCAGGTATCGAAACCTTAGAGGATCTTGAAGGGAAGAAACATGGTGGAGGCGCAACAACAGTGTTTTCAAAGATTGCTTCACACTTTGGAGCTGAAACGAAGACTTACGGAAACGTAGCCAATGATGTGTATCTTCGTGACGTGGCTAATGGACGTACGGATTTCATTATTAATGACTACTATCTGCAAACCTTAGCGCTAAAAGCATTGCCGGATATACCGGTGAAACTTCATCCAGATCTCAAATTTCATCCAACAGAATCAGCCATTGTTATGCCAAAAGATGCTTCAACTCTAAAAAAGAAAATTGATGAAACATTAAATGAGATGAGAGAAGATGGAACGTTAACTAAAATTTCTAAAGAATTCTTCGGTGGAAAAGATGCCTCTAAGAAACCCGAAGCCGATGTAAAAGAAATTGAAGGTTTAGACCTGTAG
- a CDS encoding SOS response-associated peptidase — protein MCGRFTLAVKEPDILKEFELSKPIEHYEPRYNIAPGQKVLAVIHDGTRKRAGYMKWGLVPPWAKDPKIGYKMINARSETVHQKSSFSSLLKRKRCLILADSFYEWKASDGKKQPMRIKPSNRKIFAFAGLWDKWTNNEEELSTCTILTQSANEFMENIHHRMPVILEPEFQEQWIAPNSWETAYAHQFLQQRTMEELEAHKVSTYVNSAKNEGEECVAPLT, from the coding sequence ATGTGTGGACGATTTACACTGGCAGTAAAAGAACCAGACATATTAAAGGAGTTCGAGCTGTCAAAACCAATTGAGCATTATGAGCCCAGGTATAACATTGCTCCAGGACAAAAGGTATTGGCGGTTATCCATGATGGAACAAGGAAGCGGGCTGGCTACATGAAGTGGGGTCTTGTCCCCCCATGGGCGAAGGATCCGAAAATAGGCTATAAGATGATCAATGCCAGAAGTGAAACTGTGCATCAAAAGTCTAGTTTTTCTTCACTATTAAAAAGGAAACGCTGCTTAATCCTGGCAGATAGTTTTTATGAGTGGAAAGCTTCCGATGGAAAAAAGCAGCCAATGAGAATAAAACCAAGTAATCGAAAGATATTCGCTTTTGCAGGTTTGTGGGATAAATGGACAAACAATGAGGAAGAACTCTCCACCTGTACGATCCTGACTCAGTCTGCTAATGAGTTTATGGAAAATATTCATCACCGCATGCCCGTGATTCTGGAGCCGGAATTCCAGGAGCAATGGATTGCTCCGAACTCATGGGAGACTGCATACGCTCATCAGTTTCTCCAGCAGAGGACTATGGAGGAGCTTGAGGCTCACAAAGTAAGTACGTATGTGAATTCCGCTAAAAATGAAGGGGAAGAGTGTGTTGCCCCACTGACCTGA